tcgaattttataatagttttctgaatttttgagttttaggttatgaaaactatttctaaattctaaattctaaatttctaatttttttttcaggacgGACTTGCCAGCTACAAAGGCGCCCTATTCTACTACATCTCGGAACTCACCTACTCGACAATTTTCGGAATTCAAGCATTCATGCCAGCCGACTATCCGCCGCTAGTTCGCGAGTACGATGACCGGATCTATCCGATTTCCGCTTACTACATTGCGAAAATTTGCTCGTTTCTGCCAATTTTCACAGTCGATGGAATTATTCTCGTAGTGTCTTCCTACTTTTTGGTCGGATTTCCAAGCgattttggggtttttttgaGACAAATTTTTACGTGTATGGCCATTGAGTGGAATGTTGCCGCGTTGGGAATTGCCGTGTGCGCGGTGAGTTGAAGGGGAAATATcgataattgaaaatcgataattgaaaatcgataattgaaaatcgataattgaaaatcgataaatggaaatcgataattgaaaatcgataattgaaaatcgataattgaaaatcgataattgaaaatagataattgaaaatcgataattgaaaatcgataattgaaaatcgataattgaaaGTCGATAATCGAAAGTCGATAATCGAAAGTCGACTAGCCATTattgattatcgattttattgaCTAGCGATCttcgattatcgatttttacagaAAGTAATATTATAGGATTATAAGTTCTTGCTCATGTTTaggttttgaagttttcaccAATTAgcaaatttcaacatttattgattttttcttcttcagaCTGCTCCGTCATACGCAATCGCTGTGACTGTCACTGGACCATTGCTCACCGTATTCTCTCTGACTGGTGGACTCTTCACGAATATTGCTGAAATGCCCGCTTGGATCAATTGGGTGCAATATTTGTCTTGGTATGTTAGATATGTAAAACCCGATaactaaattttcattaaaaattatcgatttttcgatcctcttgcacaaaaaattacttttcacGATTATcgatcttttaaaaataaatatagataatttttaaatgtatcgatttttcaacgattatcgatttttttgataactatctaagttttcaaaaatttcaatttaaaaaataccaacttcttttttttcaggtttcgtTACGGTTACGAGTCGCTAGTGGTCAATCAATTTCAACACGACCAATTCGCGAATATCACGTGTAACGCAAATATGAATGAGCAACTTTGCGAGAAGAGCGGCCCGATTGCTATCAAGAATTTCTCATTTGACACTGCAAATTTGTACACTAATTGGGTTGCGATGATCTACTTGACAATTATCATTTATATTGTTGGATATATGGGTCTCGTGCGGAGAGTTATCGCCAATCGATGATTATTGATTGAACTCTTTTTGCACTCTTTTTGAATGATGATTTGTGGATAAAAACCGTTTTAGGTTATTTTACAGATGTATTACAGAAGTACAAattgattttatcgattttccgaaaaacaaaattcgatgttatgattttattgattttctggtacaattctaaaatttctggtatttttgactatgctaaataattttatgaatttttatgaaattcgcaaaaaattttcccgtggtggagagttgaacttaGCGAATAAccgtaatttaaaattaaaattcgaaaaattagattttagtgaaaaacaggcaaaaattaataatttttcacaacaaccgaattatcgatttttttgacgagaaaaaataatttttggtggtttccaaacaaaccatttttttgccaaattgcaattttcagctgacACGAACCAAATCtgtttaagaattttttaaagccgaAGTTGTAGAAATTGTAGGGCGTCAATGCAGGCGCCAAAATGCCTGCCGGCGACCTGCCTAGCGCGGCGAGTAGAAGCAAGACGAGAGGCAGGCGTGAGGCACtgtgaaaaaactatttcattcgaataaattgaattatcgatttttgagggAAGTAGGGAAAACTATCGAGATTCTCAGGCGCACTGTGAAATTTATGACGACAAATTACAAAACAAATAGTGAAAATCCGTActctacaaaaaatcaataatctacaaagaaattatatattttgcaATATCATTAATCCAATATACTAAACAAAGTCCTTTCAACCTCTTCAttctttaataaaaaaatacaaaaacctTCATATCAACACACAAGCATACAGATTAACTCCGAACAAGTGACGTCATTGACCATGACTACTCCACGTGGAGTTCAACATCATACTTGTCGAGAAATTCCAGCGCCTGCTTATGCAGATTCTTTGTTCCTTCCACATCGATTTTCATGCCAGATGATCGTTTTCCTTTTCCTCCTCCTCCATTTCCAGTATGATTTGCATTTGGTAGTTGGACAACTGCGGCGTCACGGTCAGCGTCAGTCATTGTTGCAAAGTGTGCCGCCGCTTCCGCAacatgtttctgaaatttttaattatcgATCTTTCAGaacgaaattatcgatttttctcgattttctgcAACGGAAAAAACTAACCTTAAGAGCGGCAGAAATGTTCTTATCCTGAAGTGTATACTTGTTGACAACGACATCCGGTGCAGAAATCTCGGCCTTGATGATATGTGGATCATTATTGTAATCATTGATCTGTTCAGCTATCTTCTGATTGTGTCGTTCACTTGGCACTAGTTGACAATTGACAATTGACAATTGAAGCACCAACATGATGCCAATACATCCAGCCAAATATCCAACCATcatattcttctttttgttgtGTTTCTTCGCACAGAAGGAATGACTGaattagtgaaaaatctgCGTTTTTATACCTATCGatttgtgggcggagcttaaggGTCACGGTCAAAAaggttattgattttttttgttgaaatttcacttttttatttttatttcaaacatttttttaattatcatttactatatataaagcgcttattccgtttgtccatagtttaTAGTctatgtagtttttgtagtctgtgaagttttagcttctggagggatagtgagttggggttagtgtagggatatagtcggcgtactgtagtggtacaatggtggtacggtaggagtactgtatgattacggtagtctcagaaaaattggttttcagctccagaagtcgggggccgcgccggaggtgcggtccacggctggtaatataaataaataaattatttaaaaatcggtttcataattttctcgaattcagAGCAACTTTTGGGaagttttgctatttttttgcgtttttaaaaataatttaccctaaattttggaactttccACCAACTatcggcaatttttaaacGGCTTTTGCTTTActaattttccggcaaatcctgatttttttgtaaatttcgtAAACTTTCGCCAACTTTCGCCAACTTACAACAACTTTAGGCAACTTGCGGCAGTTTTCGCC
The nucleotide sequence above comes from Caenorhabditis elegans chromosome III. Encoded proteins:
- the Y47D3A.13 gene encoding DUF4349 domain-containing protein (Confirmed by transcript evidence), which codes for MLVLQLSIVNCQLVPSERHNQKIAEQINDYNNDPHIIKAEISAPDVVVNKYTLQDKNISAALKKHVAEAAAHFATMTDADRDAAVVQLPNANHTGNGGGGKGKRSSGMKIDVEGTKNLHKQALEFLDKYDVELHVE